The following are encoded in a window of Brettanomyces bruxellensis chromosome 9, complete sequence genomic DNA:
- a CDS encoding uncharacterized protein (BUSCO:EOG09260DUR), whose product MPQDALWQMENPQSIKYGQYYDQLRTKIASNENFRPEEEDMDAEMNDANDLNTDVHIKMNSTEQHYLKKELLNIEIIREFNQLSPTYNDITGLRRFGPPFKNYSPNETRHQFIDDRPVELFRKQFPILRFVWEQYIMTFPFIQMHLKKLHKGSRGEGFFWDKLQELFESWKSKKISNSNDRGELSKRQLALYKLKALFVMLFNSAIRCTGDSVYFSTDSTERNAYKNISKLIGDHNNSNNTNNNTNDETNEFTRDSVNMLDDTQSILTTSDLESLNSMDENFDFIDGLAVNICGVKLVKAKKLRPRKRGFSHYGFIIHVQKEDNGKAWFIIRTYSDFMKFHRRIKLLYPDTKIPALPTKDRARLSFDEISTVQSDTSSESDRDSMIPSSSILSDSEILPSDTPFDVGNLQKGFLSSFGLGSNPIKQNGNTSSKSIPKKKYPRESMRISLRGYLKTLCGLSEVRNSHEFKQFILEAQYTPDTDDMNDMAARANFDYLVNVQHLNFQKETIKLIKKMETSLSALKGSVLDLGMEYVFNELRANKKIETLSAPFRALIQLIELEVASTEYELLIGNDGARETFRSVKRIHSLFPYRVIAMIMRFTNPLQIAKKIIDLFTYQMPHVFHQGKRQSMLQTLFTGMLNDEIKKMDIDTEEVSNQYVERVNDLTESGEVSPQWFVQLVLKKIDEYFNYSDVEVLHIKKNAEYYNMDLLLSILLYSNDNGTKLTDECLLYLIEHCKDGENMDAESRQSHISGRKLPIYLLAKIYFKLKLRRYDRSMLVELWQEPEMIEVTKEVISIFFEPLILLFKKAEMYKYIPIFSKYMSELIRLVEYYQKDYSRFKQTDIVTSFMGLENKYAEYGYQFLHNLYINDMSVKCEDDRIFDSLAKWFDRIIRLLKIARELPDEQTIDMNKLLEVVIPEEAERIKIVQKVDQIIDEIDAKKKYYEILRRQNTGHNSVSADPIDNDYLKRVRNKKLTKNWNKINEHVMNLTNKLAAEQESRQSGLYDAVGINKTDLEEMNLDLKSEPDDAPPDSNEQHWMSAFKSSKLFLKAYRKAISDGSLESDEEFRNLQEWEDVQYRDDIGLLSEAFKNILYKRLTGFAELEATQKAA is encoded by the coding sequence ATGCCGCAAGATGCCTTATGGCAAATGGAAAACCCGCAGAGTATCAAGTATGGGCAGTATTATGATCAGTTGCGAACAAAAATTGCGAGCAATGAAAACTTTAGACccgaagaagaagatatggATGCTGAAATGAATGATGCTAACGACTTAAATACAGATGTTCACATTAAAATGAACTCTACGGAACAGCATTATCTTAAAAAGGAATTGCTTAACATCGAAATAATTAGAGAGTTCAATCAGTTATCTCCAACATATAATGACATTACAGGCTTGAGACGATTTGGTCCAccttttaaaaattattCACCAAATGAGACAAGACACCAGTTTATTGATGATAGGCCAGTGGAGTTATTTAGAAAGCAATTTCCCATTTTAAGATTTGTTTGGGAGCAATATATAATGACCTTTCCCTTTATTCAGATGCATTTAAAGAAGCTTCACAAAGGATCTAGGGGGGAAGGATTCTTTTGGGATAAGCTTCAAGAGTTGTTTGAGTCATGGAaatcgaaaaaaattagcAATAGCAACGATCGTGGGGAGCTATCTAAAAGGCAGCTTGCATTATACAAATTGAAGGCTTTGTTTGTCATGTTATTTAATTCTGCTATTCGGTGTACTGGTGACTCTGTTTATTTCAGCACAGATAGTACGGAAAGAAATGCTTATAAAAACATCTCAAAACTGATTGGCGATCATAATAACAGTAATAATACCAATAATAATACTAATGATGAAACTAATGAATTTACCCGGGATTCAGTAAATATGCTCGATGATACACAAAGCATTTTAACGACGTCAGATCTCGAAAGTTTAAACAGTATGGACGagaattttgattttataGATGGTTTAGCCGTTAATATATGTGGTGTTAAACTCGTCAAGGCTAAAAAATTACGACCAAGAAAGAGGGGGTTCTCCCATTATGGCTTCATAATTCATGTGCAAAAGGAAGACAATGGAAAGGCATGGTTTATCATACGAACCTATTCGGATTTTATGAAATTTCATAGAAGGATCAAACTGTTATATCCAGATACTAAAATTCCGGCTTTGCCTACTAAAGATAGGGCCAGGTTGTCGTTTGATGAGATATCAACTGTACAGTCAGATACTAGCAGCGAGTCCGATAGGGACTCAATGATACCAAGTTCATCAATATTATCAGACTCAGAAATTTTACCGAGTGATACACCTTTTGATGTAGgaaatcttcaaaaagGATTTTTGAGTTCATTTGGCTTAGGATCAAATCCTATTAAGCAAAATGGTAATACTAGCTCGAAATCGATTccgaagaagaaatatccGCGAGAGAGTATGAGAATTTCGTTAAGGGGATACCTGAAAACCCTTTGTGGACTTAGCGAGGTTCGGAATTCACATGAATTTAAGCAATTCATATTGGAGGCCCAGTATACACCTGATACTGATGATATGAACGATATGGCTGCCAGAGCTAACTTTGACTACTTAGTAAACGTTCAacatttgaattttcaaaaggaaacaataaaacttatcaagaaaatggaGACATCACTTTCTGCTTTGAAGGGATCCGTGTTAGATCTGGGAATGGAGTACGTTTTCAATGAACTTAGAGCAAATAAGAAGATAGAGACATTATCCGCTCCGTTTCGGGCACTTATTCAATTAATTGAACTTGAGGTAGCCAGTACAGAGTACGAGCTTTTAATAGGTAATGACGGTGCACGTGAAACCTTTCGCAGTGTCAAACGAATTCATTCACTATTTCCGTATAGAGTGATTGCTATGATAATGAGATTCACGAACCCCTTGCAAATTGCgaagaaaataattgaTCTTTTCACCTACCAAATGCCCCATGTATTTCATCAGGGCAAGCGTCAATCTATGTTGCAAACACTTTTTACGGGTATGTTGAATGAcgaaataaagaaaatggacATTGATACGGAGGAGGTTTCCAATCAATATGTTGAACGGGTAAATGATTTAACTGAATCAGGAGAGGTTAGCCCACAATGGTTTGTGCAACTTGtattaaagaagattgatgaatattttaattattcGGACGTGGAGGTTTTacatattaaaaaaaatgcggaatattataatatggACCTTTTGTTGAgcattttactttattcGAATGATAATGGAACAAAGTTAACCGATGAATGCTTATTGTACCTTATTGAACATTGTAAGGATGGGGAAAACATGGATGCAGAGTCTCGTCAAAGTCACATTTCTGGAAGAAAACTTCCAATTTATCTTTTGGCAAAAATTTACTTTAAGCTCAAACTTCGAAGATATGATAGATCTATGCTAGTAGAACTCTGGCAAGAGCCGGAGATGATAGAGGTTACCAAGGAAGTGATTTCGATCTTTTTTGAACCTTTAATATTGTTGTTCAAAAAAGCGGAGATGTACAAGTATATCCccattttttctaaatATATGAGTGAGCTCATCAGACTGGTTGAATACTATCAAAAGGATTACAGCAGATTTAAACAGACTGATATTGTTACTTCTTTCATGGGAttggaaaacaaatatgCCGAATATGGCTATCAATTTTTGCataatttatatattaatgACATGAGCGTGAAATGTGAGGACGACAGAATATTTGATAGTTTAGCCAAATGGTTTGATCGAATAATCAGGCTATTGAAAATTGCACGAGAACTACCAGATGAACAAACAATTGATATGAATAAGTTGCTTGAAGTTGTGATCCCAGAGGAGGCTGAGAGAATTAAGATCGTGCAGAAAGTTGACCAGATTATAGATGAAATTGATGCCAAGAAGAAGTACTATGAGATTTTAAGAAGGCAGAATACAGGACACAACAGTGTGTCAGCAGATCCTATTGACAATGATTATTTGAAACGTGTGAGGAATAAAAAactaacaaaaaattggaataaGATCAATGAACATGTGATGAATCTGACGAACAAGTTAGCTGCAGAACAAGAATCTCGGCAGTCTGGATTGTATGATGCGGTCGGAATCAATAAGACCGATTTGGAGGAAATGAATCTAGACTTGAAAAGTGAACCAGATGACGCCCCTCCTGATTCTAATGAACAGCATTGGATGAGTGCATTTAAATCGTCAAAGCTATTCCTTAAAGCATATAGGAAGGCAATTTCAGATGGAAGTCTAGAAAGTGATGAAGAATTTAGGAACTTGCAGGAATGGGAAGATGTGCAGTATCGTGATGATATAGGATTACTCAGTGAAGCATTCAAAAACATTCTTTATAAAAGACTAACCGGTTTTGCAGAGTTGGAGGCAACGCAGAAGGCTGCTTAA
- a CDS encoding uncharacterized protein (BUSCO:EOG092658WS) produces the protein MSQQDIKTEEEVKTESAGSGNITPEQKKARYIAMKKKLKELLNKRNALEDDVTKLEEDIYEKETQYLADGAVRGNVVRGFRNFSKTSSSSSRVRKIPFTDEDRIFSLSSSTYVMHLRKEQGEDDSTGPTLTSATPSFEDDENFTPERLTPSRRK, from the coding sequence atgtcacAGCAGGATATAAAAACTGAAGAAGAGGTGAAAACGGAATCGGCTGGATCGGGGAATATCACACCAgagcagaagaaagcaagaTACATCgcaatgaaaaaaaagctcaaaGAGCTTTTGAACAAACGGAACGctttggaagatgatgtCACAAAACTGGAAGAAGATATATACGAAAAGGAAACACAGTACTTGGCCGACGGTGCTGTTCGTGGAAACGTTGTACGTGGCTTTAGAAACTTTTCAAAGACTAGCTCATCTTCATCGAGGGTTAGAAAAATTCCATTCACAGATGAGGATcgtatattttctttatcttcttccacATATGTCATGCATCTACGCAAAGAGCAAGGAGAGGATGATTCTACAGGGCCAACGCTTACTTCAGCAACACCTAGttttgaggatgatgaaaatttcaCTCCTGAAAGACTAACACcaagcagaagaaagtaa
- a CDS encoding uncharacterized protein (BUSCO:EOG092658X5): MFRVGRLVQTRVAVALVKKVLLNGVRRQIGNLKRVPTLNTSSKDDSKNGDRIKIDKPSLLLAFTCKKCGTRSSHIISKQAYLTGSVLVQCPGCKNRHLIADHLNIFHDGKINIEDILQAKGQNVSQNVSDLCFEDIPENLKPMLGRYAKDAPSSFKKVNKSKVETHTLPPSKKT; this comes from the exons ATGTTTAGAGTAGGACGTTTAGTTCAGACACGGGTGGCCGTCGCCTTAGTGAAAAAAGTGCTACTAAACGGAGTGAGGAGGCAAATAGGCAATTTAAAGAGAGTACCTACACTCAACACAAG TTCAAAGGACGATAGCAAAAATGGGGACAGAATTAAGATAGACAAACCGTCTTTATTATTGGCCTTTACATGTAAGAAATGCGGTACAAGATCGTCACATATAATATCCAAACAGGCCTATCTCACGGGATCCGTTCTGGTTCAATGTCCAGGCTGCAAAAATAGACATCTTATAGCTGATCATTTAAAT ATATTTCACGACGGTAAGATTAATATCGAGGATATTTTACAGGCCAAAGGTCAGAATGTTTCGCAGAATGTTTCCGATCTTTGCTTTGAGGATATCCCCGAAAATCTAAAGCCGATGCTTGGAAGATATGCAAAAGATGCTCCATCGTCTTTCAAAAAGGTGAATAAATCAAAGGTTGAAACGCATACGCTACCACCTAGTAAGAAAACTTAA
- a CDS encoding uncharacterized protein (BUSCO:EOG09265GYD): MGLFFADKKSGEAPNRKSREQCWESRDIFFKCLDNIKVIDPLDPEKGQEIKKNCGKEDQQFQKDCVASWVKYFKQKRPFDKKKAKILKQAKDEGAEVIQMSGYRK, encoded by the coding sequence ATGGGACTGTTCTTTGCTGACAAGAAGTCTGGCGAGGCTCCAAATAGAAAAAGCCGTGAGCAATGCTGGGAATCTAGggatatatttttcaaatgtttGGATAACATAAAGGTGATTGATCCGCTAGATCCTGAAAAGGGGCAAGAAATCAAGAAGAATTGcggaaaagaagatcagCAGTTTCAGAAGGATTGTGTGGCATCTTGGGTGAAGTACTTCAAGCAAAAACGACCATTTGACAAGAAGAAGgcgaaaatattaaaacaAGCCAAGGATGAGGGAGCGGAAGTTATTCAGATGTCAGGATACAGGAAGTAA
- the HTS1 gene encoding Cytoplasmic and mitochondrial histidine tRNA synthetase: MSTEATASVSKAAASATNSEKPVLNAEKKQVKSDHARKGKKKLHHFNLKVPKGTKDWADQDMVIREAIFKKLTAIFREHGGVTIDTPVFELREILEGKYGEDSKLIYNLEDQGGELTSLRYDLTVPFARYVAMNGIEKMKRYHIAKVYRRDQPAMTKGRMREFYQCDFDVAGEYDSMVPDAEMLKIMVDGLTQLGINKFKIKLNNRKILDGIFKVCGVKDEDVRRVSSAVDKLDKLPWADVKKEMCEEKNQPEEVADLIGQYVKLSGPIRDLLAKLKADDRLMSNESANEGISEIEAMADYLEAFKIDNYISFDMSLARGLDYYTGVIYECVTEQSAPPKDAAEKKAKAKHHKSKGDEDASEYVGVGSIAAGGRYDNLVGMFLGTNSKGKKAKSIPCVGVSFGVERIFSLIKQRSELVKKVRPVSTQVFVMAFGGGKDWNGLLPERMAIAAKLWDAGIETEYMYKKKVNPRKQFDAAEKVGCPLAVILGKQEFADGKIRVKELGTGQTDEGDLVPIDDVVKEVRKHLDSLNDDGVDEVSRLLRGD, translated from the coding sequence ATGTCGACGGAAGCTACCGCTAGCGTTTCAAAAGCAGCTGCATCTGCAACTAATTCCGAAAAGCCTGTTCTCAATgctgaaaagaagcaggtgAAGTCCGATCATGCTAGAAAAGGTAAAAAGAAGCTACACCACTTTAACTTGAAGGTTCCAAAAGGAACAAAGGACTGGGCTGATCAAGATATGGTGATTAGAGAGGCCATTTTTAAGAAGTTAACAGCAATTTTCAGAGAGCACGGCGGTGTTACTATAGATACACCAGTCTTCGAACTCAGGGAGATTTTGGAAGGTAAATATGGTGAGGACTCAAAGTTAATTTACAACTTGGAAGACCAAGGAGGAGAGCTCACGTCACTTAGATATGATTTGACTGTTCCATTTGCCAGGTACGTTGCTATGAACGGtattgaaaagatgaaaaggtATCATATTGCTAAGGTTTACCGTAGAGATCAGCCTGCCATGACAAAGGGACGTATGAGAGAGTTTTACCAGTGTGACTTTGATGTTGCCGGTGAGTATGACTCAATGGTTCCTGACGCtgaaatgttgaagatcATGGTTGATGGTTTGACTCAGTTGGGaatcaacaaatttaaGATCAAGCTGAACAACAGAAAGATATTGGACGGTATTTTTAAGGTCTGCGGAgtcaaagatgaagatgtcCGTCGGGTTTCATCTGCCGTCGACAAATTGGACAAGCTTCCATGGGCTGATGTTAAGAAGGAGATGTGtgaggagaaaaatcaaCCAGAAGAAGTTGCTGACTTAATTGGACAATACGTGAAGCTAAGTGGACCCATCAGAGATCTTCTCGCTAAGCTTAAGGCCGATGACAGGCTCATGTCAAACGAATCTGCAAATGAGGGTATATCTGAGATTGAGGCAATGGCTGATTACCTTGAGGCCTTTAAGATTGATAACTACATTTCATTTGATATGTCTTTAGCCAGAGGTCTTGACTACTATACCGGTGTTATCTATGAATGTGTTACGGAGCAATCTGCCCCACCAAAGGATGCCGCTGAGAAGAAAGCCAAGGCCAAGCACCACAAGAGTAAAGGAGACGAAGATGCCTCTGAGTACGTTGGTGTCGGTTCGATTGCAGCTGGTGGTAGATATGACAACCTTGTGGGAATGTTTTTGGGAACAAATTCAAAGGGCAAGAAAGCCAAGTCAATTCCATGTGTTGGTGTGTCATTTGGTGTCGAGAGAATATTCTCTTTGATCAAACAAAGAAGTGAGCTTGTGAAAAAGGTTCGTCCTGTTTCAACGCAAGTGTTTGTGATGGCCTTTGGTGGTGGAAAAGATTGGAATGGTTTGTTACCCGAAAGGATGGCCATTGCAGCTAAGTTATGGGATGCTGGCATCGAAACAGAGTACATGtacaagaagaaggtgaatcCAAGGAAGCAGTTTGATGCAGCTGAAAAGGTCGGCTGTCCCTTGGCTGTGATTCTTGGAAAGCAGGAGTTTGCAGACGGAAAAATTAGGGTGAAGGAGCTTGGAACTGGTCAGACTGATGAAGGTGACTTGGTTCCTATCGATGATGTTGTGAAAGAGGTCAGGAAGCATTTAGATTCTCtcaatgatgatggtgttgatgaagtttcCAGACTTCTAAGAGGAGACTAA
- a CDS encoding uncharacterized protein (SECRETED:SignalP(1-23)), whose translation MRFNSKAVLVTVLGFSFSRQVEASIGDNLDEFKDCCKLCDIVTCNGRENYPDVSDASYDLMMKDQTETKRFVTLPLAWNLRFLGWECYQNCDYQCQRFITADRKEKGESVVQFHGKWPFARVFGVQEFFSTLFSIGNFFPHYWGFKSMWAHYKVEKSIRGNPEAASMYWAYAIIGLVASFAWIFSTLFHLRDTWTREKLDYYFAGMTVISGLYGVGTRYFKLYLTSNNGKRFAFGLLIISMYICHVLRLLHDWSYTYNMRANVIVGISEDVLWFLHAIRTFRQRRQSTNILVDLQNKAINWTLIPILLVISVSLGMTFELFDFPPIMDLLDAHATWHFCTIWPALYWYPYMVRDVEQGVKDTKFE comes from the coding sequence ATGCGTTTTAATTCGAAGGCAGTTTTAGTGACAGTTCTAggattttccttttctcgGCAGGTAGAGGCCTCAATTGGTGATAATCTTGATGAGTTCAAGGACTGTTGTAAGCTTTGTGATATTGTCACCTGCAATGGAAGGGAGAATTATCCAGACGTTTCTGACGCAAGCTAtgatttgatgatgaaagatcaaacagaaacaaaaaggtTTGTTACCCTTCCATTGGCTTGGAACCTCAGATTCCTTGGCTGGGAATGTTATCAAAATTGCGATTACCAGTGTCAAAGGTTTATTACAGCagatagaaaagaaaagggaGAATCGGTGGTGCAATTTCATGGTAAATGGCCATTTGCAAGAGTGTTTGGTGTTCaagaatttttcagcacACTCTTCAGCATTGGAAATTTCTTCCCTCATTACTGGGGATTCAAGAGTATGTGGGCTCACTACAAGGTAGAAAAGTCGATACGTGGTAATCCAGAAGCGGCTAGTATGTATTGGGCTTACGCGATTATTGGTTTGGTTGCATCATTCGCATGGATTTTCTCTACGTTGTTCCATTTACGTGACACATGGACGAGAGAAAAGCTTGATTACTACTTTGCCGGAATGACCGTGATTTCCGGTCTGTATGGCGTGGGAACAAGATACTTCAAGCTTTATCTCACATCTAACAATGGTAAAAGATTTGCTTTCGGCCTTTTGATAATCTCCATGTATATATGTCATGTGCTAAGATTACTCCATGACTGGTCATACACCTATAATATGCGTGCAAATGTTATTGTTGGCATCAGTGAAGATGTGCTATGGTTTCTTCATGCCATAAGGACGTTCAGGCAGCGTAGAcaatcaacaaatatacTTGTTGACTTACAGAATAAAGCAATCAACTGGACGTTAATACCGATCCTTCTTGTCATTAGTGTCAGTTTAGGAATGACATTTgaattatttgattttcctCCAATTATGGATCTTCTTGATGCACACGCAACCTGGCATTTTTGTACAATATGGCCCGCTCTGTACTGGTATCCATATATGGTTCGTGATGTTGAGCAGGGAGTGAAAGACACTAAATTTGAATAA
- a CDS encoding uncharacterized protein (BUSCO:EOG09260BSW) — MRLSQKEIEHLQENTDDIRNICILAHVDHGKTSLSDSLLASNGIISQRMAGQIRYLDARPDEQLRGITMESSAISLYFKTIHRPHKEKSTDEKEKSSIEKPEIKEYLINLIDSPGHVDFSSEVSIASRLCDGAVVLVDVVEGVCSQTISVLRQCWMDKLKPVLVLNKIDRLITELQMTPSEAYQHLSQVIEQVNSVIGSFYAGDRMQEDYLWKEKLEKGEKIEFKEKDDSDIYFSPEKNNVIFASAIDGWGFNIAQFAVIYEKKLGVSRERLQKFLWGDFYLDPKTKKVITSKGLRGRNLKPLFVNFVLNNIWFIYNIAILNHDQEKLEKVVKSLKIRITPRELRSKDKKQLIKTVMSQWLPVANAVLLTVADKLPSPLESQKQRIESILDSAPGAELIDHQLRENVIDCCKNEKLSCYISKMLLIPTEELPENQKEALTHDELIERGRQARAAAAKAAEAVKMMEQAQNESDDMYARASESKKIEEEPGFKFEDEEEDLTADTQENVTEKETAIGFARIYSGTLSVGDEVSVLQPRFNPSKPHKYISTTKITGLYLLMGRDMISLKKVLAGNIVGIKGLDGHLLKSGTLVNTGTLGINLATRGMTSPPIVKVALEPENPTQMDKLEKGLELLNQADPCVKTYVQGTGEHILATAGELHLERCLKDLRERFAGIEISSSKPVIPYRETIVVNMDSKPDPNRGTQELVLGKYKIIFQTVPLPTKVTEYLMHNTKNIAGFEKQIGKGDQNDKDEAGDNTNIKIDEAEGDELDDNEIQQSRVISMDEFTDKLGKLFDGTENLKNRENEFVWSSDMVNRISSFGPKNKGSNIFFDSEKHDVRRIFDKSCSKQRFEYPFSLLSGFQLATSAGPLAAEQMQGVAVFLKDIIDISSESDNKVSEVANLAGRLISSTRDMIHKGFREWSPRIMLAMYTCDIQAATEVLGKVYAVVQKRRGSVVKEELKEGTSFFTVTAKIPVVEAFGFSEEIRKRTSGAASPQLVFSGFESIDEDPFWVPTTEEELKELGEFADRENVARRYMNSIRKRKGLFVDEKVVQRAEKQRTLKKD, encoded by the coding sequence ATGAGACTTTCgcagaaagaaatagaaCATTTACAGGAGAATACCGATGACATTAGAAACATCTGTATTCTTGCTCATGTCGATCATGGCAAAACGTCGTTATCAGATTCACTTCTTGCATCAAATGGTATCATATCTCAAAGGATGGCTGGTCAAATCCGTTATTTAGATGCCAGGCCTGATGAACAACTCCGGGGAATTACAATGGAATCTTCTGCAATAtctttatatttcaaaaCTATCCATAGGCCgcacaaagaaaagagtaccgatgaaaaagaaaagtctTCTATCGAGAAGCCTGAAATCAAGGAGTATTTGATTAACTTAATTGATTCGCCTGGTCATGTCGATTTTTCGTCTGAAGTCAGTATTGCTTCGAGACTTTGCGATGGAGCAGTGGTATTGGTCGATGTTGTTGAAGGAGTGTGCTCTCAAACTATCTCAGTGTTAAGACAATGCTGGATGGATAAGCTTAAGCCAGTTTTGGTACTAAACAAGATAGATCGTCTAATCACGGAGCTACAAATGACACCATCGGAAGCTTATCAACATTTAAGTCAGGTTATTGAGCAGGTGAATTCCGTCATCGGATCGTTTTATGCAGGAGACAGAATGCAGGAGGACTACTTATGGAAGGAAAAGCTTGAGAAAGGAGAGAAAATAGAatttaaggaaaaagatgatTCGGACATATACTTTTCCCCAGAGAAGAACAATGTTATATTTGCCTCTGCGATCGATGGATGGGGCTTTAATATCGCACAGTTTGCCGTCatatatgaaaagaagcttgGTGTTTCCAGAGAAAGGCTACAGAAATTTTTGTGGGGAGACTTCTATCTGGATCCCAAGACCAAAAAGGTGATAACATCAAAGGGCTTGCGAGGTCGCAATTTGAAGCCTCTTTTTGTCAACTTTGTGTTGAATAACATCTGGTTTATCTATAACATTGCCATTTTAAATCATGACCAGGAAAAGCTTGAAAAAGTCGTCAAGTCTTTGAAAATTAGAATCACCCCAAGGGAACTTCGATCTAAGGATAAAAAGCAGTTAATAAAGACTGTGATGAGCCAATGGTTACCAGTGGCAAATGCTGTTCTTCTAACAGTTGCCGACAAGCTTCCTTCACCATTGGAGTCACAGAAGCAAAGAATAGAGAGTATTCTTGACTCTGCACCTGGCGCGGAATTGATCGATCATCAGCTAAGGGAGAATGTGATAGACTGCTGCAAGAATGAAAAGCTTTCCTGTTATATTTCCAAGATGCTTCTTATACCAACTGAAGAGTTACCAGAGAATCAAAAGGAGGCACTTACACATGATGAATTAATTGAGCGTGGTAGACAAGCACGTGCTGCCGCTGCAAAGGCAGCAGAAGCTGTAAAAATGATGGAGCAGGCGCAAAATGAATCTGATGATATGTATGCACGTGCTTCGGagtcaaagaaaatagagGAAGAACCAGgattcaaatttgaagatgaagaggaagacTTAACGGCAGATACACAAGAAAATGtgacagaaaaagaaacagcCATCGGATTTGCTAGAATTTATAGTGGTACCTTATCGGTCGGAGATGAAGTTTCGGTGTTACAACCTAGATTTAATCCCTCGAAGCCTCATAAATACATTTCGACAACAAAGATTACTGGACTCTATCTTTTGATGGGCCGAGACATGATTTCACTAAAAAAGGTTCTGGCGGGAAACATTGTGGGTATCAAAGGATTGGATGGCCATTTACTAAAAAGTGGTACTCTTGTCAACACTGGAACATTGGGTATTAACTTGGCAACAAGGGGAATGACTTCTCCACCAATAGTGAAGGTTGCATTGGAGCCAGAGAATCCTACGCAAATGGATAAACTAGAGAAGGGCCTCGAACTTCTTAATCAGGCCGATCCCTGCGTTAAGACATATGTCCAAGGAACTGGTGAACACATTCTTGCTACAGCTGGAGAGTTACATCTAGAAAGATGCCTTAAAGATCTTAGAGAAAGATTTGCAGGAATTGAAATAAGTTCCTCCAAGCCTGTCATTCCATATCGAGAGACAATTGTAGTGAATATGGATTCGAAGCCAGATCCAAATAGAGGAACACAGGAACTTGTTCTTGGAAAGTATAAAATCATTTTCCAGACTGTTCCACTACCAACCAAAGTGACGGAGTATCTTATGCATAATACCAAGAACATAGCTGgatttgaaaagcaaatagGCAAGGGAGatcaaaatgataaagaCGAGGCTGGTGATAACACGAATATTAAAATTGATGAAGCTGAAGGGGATGAACTGGATGATAACGAAATCCAACAATCTAGAGTGATCAGTATGGATGAATTTACGGACAAACTTGGAAAATTGTTCGATGGCACTGAAAACTTGAAAAACAGGGAGAATGAGTTTGTTTGGTCCTCTGATATGGTCAACAGGATAAGTTCGTTTGGTCCAAAAAACAAAGGAtcaaatatcttttttgaCTCGGAAAAGCATGATGTTAGAAGAATTTTTGACAAAAGCTGTTCAAAGCAGCGGTTTGAGTATCCATTTAGCTTGTTAAGTGGATTTCAATTGGCTACATCAGCAGGTCCATTGGCAGCTGAACAAATGCAAGGAGTTGCCgtatttttgaaagatatTATAGATATTTCATCAGAGAGCGATAACAAAGTTTCCGAGGTTGCAAATTTGGCAGGTAGGCTAATTTCATCAACTAGAGACATGATCCATAAGGGATTTAGAGAATGGTCTCCAAGAATTATGCTTGCTATGTATACATGTGACATTCAAGCTGCTACAGAAGTTCTCGGAAAGGTTTATGCTGTTGTGCAAAAGCGTAGAGGATCTGTCGTTAAAGAAGAGCTCAAAGAAGGAACGTCATTTTTCACAGTCACTGCCAAAATTCCTGTTGTGGAAGCATTCGGATTCAGTGAGGAGATTCGGAAAAGAACCTCTGGCGCAGCTTCTCCTCAATTAGTCTTTTCTGGCTTCGAGTCTATAGATGAAGATCCATTTTGGGTGCCAACCACTGAAGAGGAATTAAAGGAATTGGGCGAGTTTGCAGATAGAGAAAATGTTGCCAGACGGTATATGAATAGTATtagaaaaaggaaaggtTTGTTTGTGGATGAGAAAGTGGTTCAGAGGGCGGAGAAACAGAGaactttgaagaaggaCTGA